In one Longimicrobium sp. genomic region, the following are encoded:
- a CDS encoding ABC transporter ATP-binding protein, with translation MALPASPVLPSVPPKAPPKLSFWQKLRGGQMRKLLPRLRPHKGALAIATVMLLASTLLGLAFPYVVGQIFDGAFLRASRVQLNSVALQLFGLLAIQALANFLQSYLLSATGERVIAKLRSDLFGHLLSLPPAFFADRRTGELTSRLGADVQMLQGVLTMAVTSMVQSVLTLLGTVIILFTMQPFLTLVTLGVVPVVVGSGLWLGERLKKNSLGVMDQVAEATAVAEEAFSQIRVVQSFAREDFERARYRSRMDNAVTVALRRAVTRGLFNSVNSFAVFSASVLVLWLGGRMVLQGTLTPGTLVSFLLYAGSAAGAVGGIGQLWGMYLEAIGAAGRVFEILNSRPNLRDPDHPKPLPVPVRGGVEFRDVWFRYEKPTELPMLNQGGGQVAMAFLRMLGAAPLESDPAAAATPEWVLRGVSLRIEPGETVALVGPSGAGKTTLAAIIPRFWDVQQGSVSVDGIDVRELRLAELRNAVGLVPQETLLFSGSIHENIGYGRPEASAEEIVAAAKVAHAHEFVQLLPDGYDTRVGERGIKLSGGQRQRISIARAILKDPTVLILDEATSSLDNESEALIEDALNHLLRGRSTLIIAHRLSTVRRADRLLVLDGGEIVEEGTHTELLARNGLYARLYAHQFREDDARPVDLLISNETLPADEDSAATVVG, from the coding sequence ATGGCACTTCCCGCGTCGCCCGTGCTTCCCTCCGTCCCGCCCAAAGCGCCGCCGAAGCTTTCCTTCTGGCAGAAGCTCCGCGGCGGCCAGATGCGCAAGCTCCTTCCGCGCCTCCGCCCGCACAAGGGGGCGCTCGCCATCGCCACCGTGATGCTGCTGGCCAGCACCCTGCTGGGGCTGGCCTTCCCGTACGTGGTGGGGCAGATCTTCGACGGCGCGTTCCTGCGCGCCAGCCGGGTGCAGCTGAACTCGGTGGCGCTGCAGCTGTTCGGGCTGCTGGCCATCCAGGCGCTCGCCAACTTCCTGCAGAGCTACCTCCTGAGCGCCACCGGCGAGCGGGTGATCGCCAAGCTGCGCAGCGACCTGTTCGGGCACCTGCTGAGCCTGCCGCCGGCGTTCTTCGCCGACCGCCGCACCGGCGAGCTCACCAGCCGCCTGGGCGCCGACGTGCAGATGCTGCAGGGCGTGCTCACCATGGCGGTCACCTCCATGGTGCAGTCGGTGCTCACGCTGCTGGGCACGGTCATCATCCTCTTCACCATGCAGCCGTTCCTCACCCTCGTCACCCTGGGCGTCGTCCCCGTCGTCGTGGGGAGCGGGCTGTGGCTGGGCGAGCGGCTGAAGAAGAACTCGCTGGGGGTGATGGACCAGGTGGCCGAGGCCACCGCGGTGGCCGAGGAGGCGTTCTCGCAGATCCGCGTGGTGCAGAGCTTCGCGCGCGAGGACTTCGAGCGCGCGCGCTACCGCTCGCGCATGGACAACGCGGTCACGGTGGCGCTGCGGCGCGCCGTCACGCGCGGGCTGTTCAACAGCGTGAACTCGTTCGCGGTGTTCAGCGCCTCGGTGCTGGTGCTGTGGCTGGGCGGGCGGATGGTGCTGCAGGGCACGCTCACGCCGGGAACGCTGGTCTCCTTCCTCCTGTACGCCGGCTCGGCGGCGGGCGCGGTCGGGGGCATCGGGCAGCTGTGGGGGATGTACCTGGAGGCGATCGGCGCCGCCGGGCGCGTCTTCGAGATCCTGAACTCGCGCCCCAACCTGCGCGACCCCGACCACCCGAAGCCGCTCCCCGTCCCCGTCCGCGGGGGCGTGGAGTTCCGCGACGTGTGGTTCCGCTACGAGAAGCCCACCGAGCTGCCCATGCTGAACCAGGGCGGCGGGCAGGTGGCGATGGCCTTCCTGCGCATGCTGGGCGCCGCGCCGCTCGAGTCCGACCCGGCGGCCGCGGCCACGCCCGAGTGGGTGCTGCGCGGCGTGTCGCTGCGCATCGAGCCGGGCGAGACGGTGGCGCTGGTGGGGCCCAGCGGAGCGGGAAAGACCACGCTGGCCGCCATCATCCCACGCTTCTGGGACGTGCAGCAGGGAAGCGTGTCGGTGGACGGGATCGACGTGCGCGAGCTGCGCCTCGCGGAGCTGCGCAACGCCGTGGGGCTGGTGCCGCAGGAGACGCTGCTGTTCAGCGGCAGCATCCACGAGAACATCGGCTACGGGCGACCGGAGGCCAGCGCGGAGGAGATCGTGGCGGCGGCGAAGGTGGCGCACGCGCACGAGTTCGTGCAGCTCCTTCCCGACGGGTACGACACGCGCGTGGGTGAGCGGGGGATCAAGCTGTCGGGCGGGCAGCGGCAGCGCATCTCCATCGCCCGTGCGATCCTGAAGGACCCCACGGTGCTGATCCTGGACGAGGCCACCAGCAGCCTGGACAACGAGAGCGAGGCGCTGATCGAGGACGCGCTGAACCACCTCCTGCGCGGCCGCAGCACGCTCATCATCGCCCACCGGCTGTCCACCGTGCGGCGCGCGGACCGGCTGCTGGTGCTGGACGGCGGCGAGATCGTGGAGGAGGGAACGCACACCGAGCTGCTGGCCCGCAACGGCCTGTACGCGCGCCTCTACGCCCACCAGTTCCGCGAAGACGACGCCCGCCCGGTGGACCTGCTCATCTCCAACGAGACCCTCCCCGCGGACGAGGATTCGGCCGCGACGGTCGTCGGCTGA